The Solidesulfovibrio fructosivorans JJ] genome has a segment encoding these proteins:
- a CDS encoding helix-turn-helix domain-containing protein: protein MDTHSIPWWEVLPFKEEELPGVFLVGASYQEGMTQAALAEATGIPRCHISEMENGRRPIGKKIATTGLLL, encoded by the coding sequence ATGGACACCCATTCCATCCCCTGGTGGGAAGTACTGCCCTTCAAGGAGGAGGAATTGCCTGGTGTGTTCTTGGTCGGGGCAAGCTATCAGGAAGGCATGACCCAAGCCGCCCTTGCCGAGGCAACCGGCATCCCGCGCTGCCATATCAGCGAAATGGAGAACGGCCGCCGGCCCATCGGGAAGAAAATCGCCACTACTGGCCTGCTCCTCTGA
- a CDS encoding tyrosine-type recombinase/integrase — MDSTRGAPHGNKATFHNLRHSAATSAARRGVPVKDMQTIFGWKTPSMVSRYAKGSEDMQRRVIKGVPMRS; from the coding sequence TTGGATTCAACGAGGGGCGCGCCCCACGGAAACAAGGCCACCTTCCACAATTTGCGGCATAGCGCGGCCACCTCCGCGGCCAGACGTGGCGTCCCGGTCAAGGACATGCAGACCATCTTCGGCTGGAAAACCCCGAGCATGGTTTCCAGGTACGCCAAGGGCTCCGAGGACATGCAGCGGAGAGTCATAAAGGGCGTACCAATGCGTTCATAA
- a CDS encoding LysR family transcriptional regulator encodes MQAFLTDLPLLAAVARQRSFSKAAEILGMSASTLSRRIKLLEERMGVLLFYRDTRNVKLTDTGSVLIERCEFILDEAQKAYDSVVTNMRKPSGLVRVCMFRDMYEEHMRGMLLDFATRWPDIRMDLTFAEHSVDLRIDPYDVAFLIGPSIAPPLVARKLLTIEPFLYASPELFKHHPMPVEPKDLHRLPCIVLERFGRRWPMHNGNRQVIVDIEPKYTFSSVEMCRDFALAGHGIALLRDLLAAPDETAGRLVRVLPQWSGGFEHDVYMVTGPGQLPQRVRLFVDHIQANYASRS; translated from the coding sequence ATGCAAGCGTTTCTGACAGACCTGCCGCTCCTGGCAGCTGTCGCCCGGCAGAGAAGCTTCTCCAAGGCCGCTGAAATATTGGGGATGAGCGCTTCGACACTCTCAAGGCGCATCAAGTTGCTGGAAGAACGGATGGGGGTGCTGCTCTTTTACAGGGACACGCGCAATGTGAAGCTGACGGATACCGGCTCGGTTTTGATAGAGCGGTGCGAATTCATTCTTGACGAAGCGCAAAAAGCCTATGATTCCGTAGTGACAAACATGAGAAAGCCTTCCGGGCTTGTTCGCGTCTGCATGTTCCGGGATATGTACGAGGAGCACATGCGGGGCATGCTGCTCGATTTCGCCACGCGTTGGCCCGACATCCGGATGGACCTGACCTTTGCGGAGCACTCGGTGGATCTGCGCATCGATCCCTATGACGTCGCCTTTCTCATCGGGCCTTCCATCGCCCCACCGCTTGTGGCCAGAAAGCTCTTGACCATCGAGCCTTTTTTGTACGCCTCCCCCGAACTCTTCAAACATCACCCCATGCCGGTGGAGCCGAAGGATCTGCACCGGCTCCCGTGCATCGTGCTCGAACGTTTCGGACGCCGCTGGCCCATGCACAACGGCAACCGGCAGGTCATCGTCGACATAGAACCTAAATACACCTTCAGTTCCGTGGAGATGTGCCGCGATTTCGCCCTGGCCGGACATGGCATCGCCTTGCTCCGGGACCTGCTGGCCGCGCCGGATGAGACAGCGGGACGTCTCGTGCGGGTACTCCCGCAGTGGAGCGGGGGATTCGAGCATGATGTCTATATGGTGACGGGGCCCGGTCAGCTCCCCCAGAGAGTCCGTCTGTTCGTGGATCACATCCAGGCGAACTATGCCTCGCGCTCATGA
- a CDS encoding MbcA/ParS/Xre antitoxin family protein, with amino-acid sequence MPATCEARAPASRYAASPIVDLSVKADRDRLSPSAMKGFLNIMAKWSVRDVDAMGLLGGVSNGRFYAMKKAPEGAVLDQDELQRVSFLVGIFKALNILFGEELADAWVQLPNQNRIFGGAPPLAYMIRGGLPAFQTVRRLLDARRGGLE; translated from the coding sequence ATGCCCGCCACCTGCGAAGCCCGAGCGCCCGCTTCTCGGTATGCCGCATCGCCCATCGTGGATCTGTCCGTGAAGGCCGACCGCGACCGTCTGAGCCCATCCGCCATGAAAGGTTTCCTGAATATCATGGCAAAGTGGAGTGTTCGGGACGTTGACGCCATGGGGCTGCTCGGCGGCGTCTCCAACGGCCGTTTCTACGCCATGAAAAAGGCCCCCGAGGGCGCTGTGCTCGATCAGGATGAATTGCAGCGCGTGTCGTTCCTGGTGGGCATCTTCAAGGCCCTGAACATCCTTTTCGGGGAAGAGTTGGCCGACGCCTGGGTACAACTGCCGAACCAAAACCGGATATTCGGGGGAGCGCCCCCGCTGGCCTACATGATCCGTGGCGGCCTGCCTGCTTTCCAGACTGTGCGCCGCTTGCTTGACGCCCGACGTGGAGGGCTGGAGTGA
- a CDS encoding RES family NAD+ phosphorylase, producing the protein MTLPGCSSLRVQDTHRLIPSEYSGKMALTRIADTGAHLEDLFDLDDATNDRLQGEMDLLPGIGRDELVAALPYASTINASFCHASPEGGRFNGPDRGAWYAGFELETSQTEVGFHKSQDYREIGWEKEDVVTYDDYLANFDADFHDLRGEAAFAACLDPGSYYASQGLAMELLKAGSLGIVYPSVRAPGGTCLACFRPALVGNVRQSKTWSFVWRGNGIAPMWRE; encoded by the coding sequence GTGACGCTACCCGGTTGCTCTTCTCTGCGCGTCCAGGACACGCATCGCCTCATCCCGTCGGAATATTCAGGAAAGATGGCGCTCACGCGCATTGCCGACACTGGAGCCCACCTAGAAGACCTGTTCGACCTGGATGACGCCACGAATGACCGTTTGCAGGGAGAAATGGACCTGCTGCCCGGAATCGGCAGGGACGAACTTGTTGCCGCCCTCCCCTATGCATCGACCATCAACGCTTCATTCTGCCATGCCTCGCCCGAAGGTGGCCGGTTCAACGGCCCGGATCGGGGCGCGTGGTACGCCGGCTTTGAACTGGAAACCAGCCAAACCGAAGTGGGCTTCCACAAGAGCCAGGACTACCGCGAAATCGGCTGGGAAAAAGAGGATGTCGTCACCTACGACGACTACTTGGCGAACTTCGACGCCGACTTTCACGACCTCCGAGGCGAGGCGGCTTTTGCGGCCTGTCTGGACCCCGGCAGCTACTACGCCTCGCAGGGGCTGGCCATGGAGTTGTTGAAGGCCGGCTCCCTTGGCATCGTCTACCCGAGCGTTCGCGCTCCAGGCGGCACCTGTCTTGCCTGTTTCCGCCCGGCGCTGGTCGGCAATGTGCGTCAGTCAAAAACATGGTCGTTCGTGTGGCGAGGAAACGGCATTGCGCCGATGTGGCGGGAGTAA
- a CDS encoding IS3 family transposase (programmed frameshift) has translation MSAEFKAKVALEALSGELTLAELASKYDVHPTQIAGWKRQAKGGMVAAFSGRAATVQKDAAAEIRELHAKIGQLTVEKDFLERAFATVSPGRRRGMVERGHPRLSICRQCHILGLARSTWYHRPKGESATNLDLMRRIDEQFLETPFYGSRQMQRHLRHQGLEIGRGRVRRLMRRMGLMAIFQKPKTSQPHPGHKIYPYLLRGLAIKRPDQVWCADITYVRMKRGFLYLVAVMDWHSRAVLSWRLSNTLDAHFCVAALEEAMNRYGVPEIFNTDQGSQFTGQDFTQALKDAGVAISMDGKGRWMDNVFIERLWRSVKWECVYLREFETGSQARQALGDWFRFYNEQRPHTAFDGRRPMDVYRDAHSASKAA, from the exons ATTTCAGCGGAGTTCAAGGCCAAAGTGGCGCTTGAGGCCCTGTCGGGCGAATTGACCTTGGCGGAGCTGGCCAGCAAGTATGATGTGCATCCGACGCAGATCGCCGGCTGGAAGCGCCAGGCCAAGGGAGGTATGGTTGCGGCCTTTTCCGGGAGGGCGGCGACCGTGCAGAAGGATGCCGCCGCTGAGATCCGGGAACTCCACGCCAAGATCGGGCAACTGACCGTGGAAAAGGATTTTTTAGAGCGAGCCTTCGCC ACGGTGAGTCCCGGGCGAAGGCGTGGGATGGTCGAACGCGGGCATCCCCGACTCAGTATTTGCCGGCAGTGCCACATCCTCGGACTGGCCAGGTCGACTTGGTACCATCGCCCGAAGGGCGAGTCGGCCACGAATCTGGACCTGATGCGGCGGATCGACGAGCAGTTTCTGGAGACGCCGTTTTACGGATCGCGCCAGATGCAACGACATCTACGGCATCAGGGCCTCGAGATCGGACGTGGCCGCGTACGGCGATTGATGCGTAGGATGGGACTGATGGCGATCTTCCAGAAGCCCAAGACCAGCCAGCCGCATCCCGGGCACAAGATCTATCCGTATCTGCTGCGCGGCCTTGCGATCAAACGGCCGGATCAGGTGTGGTGCGCCGATATCACGTATGTCCGCATGAAGCGGGGCTTTCTGTATCTGGTGGCGGTCATGGACTGGCACAGCCGAGCCGTGCTGTCCTGGCGGCTATCCAACACCCTGGACGCCCATTTCTGCGTTGCCGCCTTGGAAGAGGCCATGAATCGTTACGGGGTGCCGGAAATCTTCAACACGGACCAGGGATCACAGTTCACTGGTCAGGACTTCACCCAGGCACTCAAGGATGCCGGCGTCGCCATCTCCATGGATGGCAAAGGCAGGTGGATGGACAACGTCTTCATTGAACGCCTGTGGCGCTCGGTGAAATGGGAATGCGTCTACCTGCGGGAATTCGAAACCGGCAGTCAGGCTCGCCAAGCGCTTGGAGACTGGTTCCGCTTCTACAACGAGCAGCGGCCGCATACGGCTTTTGACGGTCGCCGCCCCATGGACGTATACCGGGATGCCCACTCGGCCTCCAAGGCGGCATGA